A genomic region of Desulforamulus hydrothermalis Lam5 = DSM 18033 contains the following coding sequences:
- a CDS encoding ArsR/SmtB family transcription factor — translation MIDTVKIAKALSDPIRYKIMLMLAQSEEGCCPIPGEDDKRPGFCNCELMSALGMIQSRVSYHMKELVDAGLVTEEPRGKWKMYFINTKALRQYIEQITQDFALK, via the coding sequence ATGATAGATACAGTTAAAATAGCAAAGGCCTTAAGTGATCCTATCCGTTACAAAATAATGCTGATGCTGGCCCAAAGTGAGGAGGGTTGTTGTCCTATTCCCGGTGAGGACGACAAAAGGCCGGGGTTTTGTAATTGCGAATTAATGTCAGCATTGGGCATGATTCAGTCCAGAGTGTCCTATCACATGAAGGAATTAGTGGATGCGGGTCTGGTCACAGAGGAACCCAGAGGTAAGTGGAAAATGTATTTTATTAATACTAAGGCTTTAAGACAATATATTGAACAAATTACACAGGATTTTGCCTTGAAATAA
- a CDS encoding transposase, producing MKRKRYPKEFKDQLIQETVETGNVVQVAKRHEISPKTLYRWISRSKHKAWEHTSSGAKKTAVYVPSHQEFKQLEKENNQLKKLLGEKDLEIAILRDLIKKKNPGFHTE from the coding sequence ATGAAGCGCAAGAGATACCCAAAGGAATTTAAAGACCAATTAATTCAAGAAACAGTGGAAACCGGTAACGTCGTACAAGTGGCCAAGCGCCACGAAATCAGCCCCAAAACCCTCTACCGCTGGATTAGCCGGTCAAAACACAAAGCATGGGAGCATACAAGCAGCGGAGCAAAGAAAACAGCAGTTTATGTGCCCTCACATCAAGAGTTTAAACAATTAGAAAAGGAAAACAATCAATTAAAAAAACTCCTGGGCGAAAAGGATCTTGAAATCGCCATATTGAGGGATTTAATAAAAAAGAAAAACCCGGGCTTTCATACAGAATAG
- the arsM gene encoding arsenite methyltransferase: MKIDIRELVKEKYAQAITNKGSCCGGSSCCGGDSLSQATKIITGNLYQQDQVVGLPEDLVAKTFGCGNPTALTELHAGEVVLDLGSGAGLDVLLSAQRVGPYGKAFGLDMTDEMLSAARANQAKTGISNAEFLKGHIEDIPLPDNSVDVIISNCVINLSSDKDRVLKEAYRVLRPGGRFAVSDIVLTRPLPPKVQQDLMAWAGCIAGALQEKEYREKLTAAGFQNVEIQVTRVYDLTSSQGKDILPNLTDDERHELNGSIVSAFIRAKKANIKLTPGLDYHIRSANSSDYPAIERLLSSNGLPVEGILENLNDFFVADYDGNIVGVIGMERSGTSVLLRSLAVSVDRRKSGIATALVNKALERAIQTGGNTAYLLTNTAATYMARWDFTKIERSEIPESLLQKSALNCACYDSICMKLDLL, encoded by the coding sequence ATGAAGATAGATATTAGAGAACTTGTTAAAGAAAAATATGCCCAGGCTATCACTAACAAAGGTAGTTGCTGTGGTGGAAGTAGTTGTTGTGGGGGAGATTCCTTAAGTCAAGCTACGAAAATTATCACCGGTAACCTATATCAGCAGGATCAGGTTGTAGGATTGCCTGAAGATTTGGTGGCAAAAACTTTCGGATGTGGCAACCCCACTGCTCTAACGGAACTACATGCGGGTGAAGTAGTATTGGACTTGGGGAGTGGCGCTGGGCTGGATGTTCTCTTATCTGCCCAACGAGTGGGACCCTATGGAAAAGCCTTTGGTTTAGATATGACCGATGAAATGTTATCAGCAGCCAGAGCGAATCAGGCTAAAACAGGCATTAGTAATGCGGAATTTCTTAAAGGGCATATTGAAGATATTCCGTTACCGGATAACAGCGTAGATGTTATTATCTCTAACTGCGTTATCAATCTTTCATCAGACAAGGATCGTGTGTTAAAGGAAGCATATCGGGTACTAAGGCCAGGAGGTAGATTTGCTGTATCTGATATTGTTTTAACTCGCCCACTCCCACCAAAAGTACAGCAAGATTTAATGGCCTGGGCGGGATGTATCGCCGGTGCACTGCAAGAAAAAGAATATCGAGAAAAACTTACTGCAGCAGGATTTCAAAATGTTGAGATTCAGGTAACCCGAGTCTACGATTTAACAAGTTCACAGGGGAAGGACATTCTGCCCAACTTAACAGATGATGAACGTCATGAATTAAACGGGTCAATAGTCAGTGCCTTTATCCGGGCAAAGAAAGCAAATATTAAGCTTACACCAGGCTTGGACTATCATATCCGTTCTGCCAATAGCAGTGATTACCCAGCTATTGAAAGACTCTTAAGTTCTAATGGTCTCCCGGTAGAGGGGATATTAGAGAATTTGAATGATTTTTTTGTGGCCGATTATGATGGCAATATAGTAGGTGTTATTGGCATGGAGAGGTCTGGAACATCAGTATTGCTGCGTTCATTAGCAGTTTCCGTTGACCGGCGTAAGTCAGGAATTGCCACAGCACTTGTAAATAAAGCTCTAGAAAGAGCCATTCAAACTGGAGGGAATACAGCGTATTTACTTACTAATACAGCAGCTACCTATATGGCAAGATGGGATTTTACTAAAATAGAGCGAAGTGAGATTCCGGAAAGTCTATTGCAAAAATCAGCATTAAATTGTGCCTGTTATGACAGTATATGTATGAAGTTAGATTTATTGTAA
- a CDS encoding IS3 family transposase — protein MKEWLLELIAGEENVYGYRKLTRCLQRQYNLVVNKKKVYRLCKELDILEPQRRVRLKHPRRIAMNREITGSNQLWEIDVKYGYIAGENRFFYLMCIIRCL, from the coding sequence ATTAAAGAATGGCTTTTAGAGCTAATTGCCGGGGAAGAAAACGTATATGGGTACCGTAAGCTTACACGATGCTTGCAACGCCAGTATAACCTCGTGGTTAACAAAAAGAAAGTATATCGTCTTTGCAAGGAGTTAGACATATTAGAGCCGCAACGCAGGGTACGCCTTAAACACCCGCGCAGAATTGCTATGAACCGGGAAATAACAGGCTCCAACCAGCTATGGGAAATCGACGTTAAATACGGATATATTGCAGGCGAAAATAGATTTTTTTACTTAATGTGTATCATAAGATGTTTATGA
- a CDS encoding C-GCAxxG-C-C family protein, with protein MNQVEKAVKLFEEGYLCSQAILATYGPEFGISRETALKLSAPFGGGVARMAETCGAVNGAFMVLGLKYGHTEARDGQTKEKAYAIVKEFVNEFEAKNGTITCKELLNCDISNNDELKRAREEKLFTTICPKLVKDAAEILDRILKDK; from the coding sequence ATGAATCAAGTTGAGAAAGCTGTTAAGCTATTTGAAGAAGGATATCTATGTTCCCAGGCAATACTTGCAACCTACGGCCCCGAATTTGGGATTTCCAGAGAGACAGCATTAAAACTGTCTGCACCCTTTGGCGGAGGGGTTGCTCGGATGGCGGAAACATGTGGCGCTGTTAACGGTGCATTTATGGTACTAGGACTGAAATATGGTCATACTGAGGCTCGTGACGGACAGACAAAAGAGAAGGCATATGCCATAGTTAAGGAGTTTGTTAATGAATTTGAAGCCAAAAACGGAACTATAACCTGTAAGGAACTGTTAAACTGCGATATAAGTAACAATGATGAACTAAAAAGGGCCAGAGAAGAGAAGTTATTTACTACAATTTGTCCCAAACTTGTGAAGGATGCTGCGGAAATTTTGGATCGAATTCTAAAAGATAAATAA
- a CDS encoding IS3 family transposase — MWKRRLFSESTRPIIRNDNGPQFISHAFEDACSEYGTEHERIPPKTPNKNAHIESFHAILERDCLSRHEFASYQDAYRIVSDHIQFYNQRRLHGSLYDLSPLEFINQLAAGRVKPFIVKV; from the coding sequence TTGTGGAAACGTCGGCTATTTTCTGAGTCAACCAGGCCAATTATTAGAAATGACAATGGTCCACAGTTTATTAGCCATGCCTTTGAAGATGCTTGTTCGGAATATGGCACAGAACATGAGCGTATTCCACCCAAGACACCGAACAAAAACGCCCATATTGAATCATTTCATGCTATTTTGGAAAGGGATTGCCTGAGCAGGCACGAATTTGCCAGTTACCAGGATGCCTACCGGATTGTTAGTGATCATATTCAGTTTTACAACCAACGCCGCCTGCATGGCAGTTTATATGATTTATCGCCATTGGAATTTATTAATCAATTAGCAGCAGGCAGAGTGAAACCATTTATCGTAAAAGTTTAA
- a CDS encoding CdaR family protein, whose protein sequence is MIRLKWSKNTMLLLSVLLALLLWVYVNIVQNPVKEQEFRVALETRGELPQGLTVSGLPKSVTVRVQGKNTQLSGIRSADFQAYVDLGNIGEGENSRPVQVSAPSGLQVIQVNPARLNLVAERLIQKQLPVAAAVKGEPLSGYTALEPVVQPTAVLVRGPAKVLQDLKKLELTVDITGTSQNIEQQLMIPLPAGVAATPDRVKVLVPVTRALPSRTLPVVPRYSGSPADPYQLLRVIPQPATVQVYAPVEVLQNLDIINTETIRIDGITGDVIKEARLLLPAGVVDIIPGKVELAFQVKPKQPADPEPVEKPQDNTGPAAPEVQP, encoded by the coding sequence ATGATCCGGCTGAAATGGAGCAAAAACACCATGCTGTTGCTTTCAGTGCTGCTGGCCTTGCTGCTCTGGGTTTACGTTAACATCGTGCAAAATCCCGTTAAAGAGCAGGAATTCAGGGTAGCCCTGGAAACCAGGGGGGAACTGCCCCAGGGCTTAACCGTCAGCGGCCTGCCCAAAAGCGTAACCGTGCGGGTGCAGGGGAAAAATACCCAGCTTTCCGGCATCCGGTCTGCAGATTTTCAGGCTTATGTTGATTTGGGCAACATCGGCGAAGGAGAAAACAGCCGGCCTGTGCAGGTATCCGCTCCCAGCGGCCTGCAGGTAATACAGGTAAACCCTGCCCGGTTAAACCTGGTGGCAGAAAGGTTGATCCAAAAACAACTGCCGGTGGCTGCTGCGGTGAAGGGCGAGCCCTTGAGCGGCTATACCGCCCTGGAACCGGTGGTGCAACCCACGGCGGTTTTGGTGCGGGGGCCGGCCAAGGTGCTGCAGGATCTCAAAAAACTGGAGCTGACGGTTGATATTACAGGCACCAGCCAAAATATCGAACAACAACTGATGATACCGCTGCCGGCGGGAGTTGCCGCCACGCCCGACAGGGTTAAGGTACTGGTGCCCGTTACCCGGGCCCTGCCTTCCCGTACCCTGCCGGTGGTGCCCCGCTATTCCGGCAGCCCGGCCGATCCCTACCAACTGCTGCGGGTGATTCCCCAACCGGCCACCGTCCAGGTTTACGCCCCGGTGGAAGTGCTGCAGAACCTGGACATCATCAATACTGAAACCATCCGCATTGACGGTATCACCGGTGATGTTATTAAGGAAGCCCGGTTACTGCTGCCGGCCGGAGTGGTGGATATAATTCCCGGCAAAGTGGAGCTGGCCTTCCAGGTTAAACCCAAGCAGCCGGCGGACCCGGAGCCGGTTGAAAAACCCCAGGACAATACCGGCCCGGCGGCACCGGAGGTGCAGCCCTGA
- the glmM gene encoding phosphoglucosamine mutase: MAKLFGTDGVRGVANTQLTAELAYRLGRAGAHVLTRQGQPKKVIIGRDTRISGDMLEAALAAGVCSVGVDVYQVGVLPTPAIAYLTRALGAGAGVVISASHNPVEDNGIKFFGPSGYKLPDELETQIEKLATDAEDKLPKPTGGELGRMYRVEDALDRYVEYVKTTVNTDLKGLKVVVDCANGAAYRVAPRVLAELGAEVIAINHLPDGVNINDNCGSTHPEGLMAEVVKQGAHLGLAHDGDADRVLAVDSAGNLVDGDQIMVICAKHLKAKGKLRKNTVVVTVMSNLGLHKALEKSGISVVETKVGDRYVLEKLLETGTRFGGEQSGHIIFLEHNTTGDGIITALQLLAVVKETGKSLAQLAEQMEKYPQILQNVRVQDKTAVMNSPIITEAIRRFERDLAGQGRILVRPSGTEPLVRIMVEGKDMAELQTIVDKMAEIVGSI; encoded by the coding sequence ATGGCAAAATTATTTGGCACCGACGGTGTGCGCGGCGTGGCCAATACCCAGCTGACAGCCGAGCTGGCCTACCGGCTGGGGCGGGCCGGTGCTCATGTTTTAACCAGGCAGGGTCAGCCGAAAAAAGTTATTATCGGCCGGGATACCAGGATTTCCGGCGACATGCTGGAGGCTGCCCTGGCTGCCGGCGTTTGCTCGGTTGGCGTGGATGTCTACCAGGTTGGCGTATTGCCCACACCGGCTATTGCTTATTTAACCAGAGCGCTGGGAGCGGGTGCCGGGGTGGTTATTTCTGCCTCCCACAACCCGGTTGAGGATAACGGCATTAAATTTTTCGGGCCCAGCGGTTACAAACTGCCTGATGAACTGGAAACCCAGATTGAAAAACTGGCCACCGATGCGGAAGATAAGCTGCCCAAACCCACCGGCGGCGAACTGGGCCGCATGTACAGGGTGGAGGATGCCTTAGATCGCTATGTGGAATATGTTAAAACCACTGTTAATACCGACCTCAAAGGCCTTAAAGTGGTGGTAGACTGCGCCAACGGGGCGGCTTATAGGGTAGCGCCCCGGGTTTTAGCTGAACTGGGAGCGGAGGTTATTGCCATTAATCACCTGCCGGACGGTGTTAATATTAATGACAACTGCGGTTCCACCCATCCCGAGGGCCTGATGGCAGAGGTGGTTAAGCAGGGTGCCCATTTGGGCCTGGCACATGACGGCGATGCCGACCGGGTGCTGGCGGTGGACAGCGCCGGCAACCTGGTGGACGGCGACCAGATTATGGTTATCTGTGCCAAACACCTTAAGGCCAAGGGAAAACTACGCAAAAATACCGTTGTGGTAACCGTGATGAGCAACCTTGGTTTGCACAAGGCTTTGGAAAAGAGCGGCATCAGTGTGGTAGAAACCAAAGTAGGCGACCGCTATGTGCTGGAAAAACTGCTGGAAACCGGCACCCGCTTTGGCGGCGAGCAGTCCGGGCATATTATCTTTCTGGAGCACAACACCACCGGCGACGGTATTATCACAGCGCTGCAGCTGCTGGCGGTGGTTAAAGAAACCGGTAAATCCCTGGCCCAACTGGCGGAACAAATGGAAAAATACCCGCAAATATTGCAAAACGTCAGGGTACAGGATAAAACCGCAGTTATGAACAGCCCCATCATTACCGAAGCCATTCGCCGTTTTGAGCGGGATTTGGCCGGCCAGGGGCGAATTCTGGTACGTCCCTCCGGCACCGAGCCGCTGGTGCGCATTATGGTGGAAGGCAAAGACATGGCAGAATTGCAGACCATTGTCGACAAAATGGCAGAAATTGTGGGCAGCATTTAA
- a CDS encoding ArsR/SmtB family transcription factor: MTPVLKRLGSFVVSIYRCVRIGELCVCEIFEELNVEQANTSQHLAVMKKQDILQSRKEGLKAIYSIKYPEIIESWMFWGKYLSNRLMKI, translated from the coding sequence ATGACCCCTGTCCTAAAAAGGCTGGGGTCATTTGTTGTAAGTATTTACAGGTGTGTTCGAATAGGGGAACTTTGTGTCTGTGAAATATTTGAAGAACTTAACGTTGAACAAGCAAATACTTCCCAACACCTTGCAGTAATGAAAAAACAGGATATCCTGCAAAGTAGAAAGGAAGGCTTAAAGGCCATCTACAGCATTAAGTATCCTGAAATTATAGAAAGCTGGATGTTTTGGGGCAAATACTTGTCAAACAGGCTAATGAAAATATGA